One part of the Microvirga sp. TS319 genome encodes these proteins:
- a CDS encoding response regulator has protein sequence MQGQNTTIIIADDHPLFRGALRQSVASIMPEARVIEASGMDDLNASLAQERDVDLILLDLTMPGVQGFSGLMSLRAQYPELPVVIVSATEEPNVIRRAMDFGASGFIPKSIDIDSIGGAIQAVLAGDTWTPPDVDLSAAEDVETADLVRRLGTLTPQQVRVLTMLSEGLLNKQIAYELGVSEATVKAHVSAILDKLGVDSRTQAVIAASKIGVTQRPSPAGAD, from the coding sequence GTGCAGGGTCAGAACACCACGATCATCATCGCCGATGACCATCCGCTGTTTCGCGGCGCGCTGAGGCAGTCCGTCGCTTCCATCATGCCCGAGGCCCGGGTCATCGAGGCGAGCGGCATGGACGACCTCAACGCATCCCTGGCCCAGGAGCGGGACGTCGATCTGATCCTGCTGGATCTGACGATGCCCGGCGTCCAGGGTTTTTCCGGGCTCATGTCGTTGAGGGCGCAGTATCCCGAACTGCCGGTCGTCATCGTGTCCGCCACGGAAGAGCCCAATGTGATCCGCCGGGCCATGGATTTCGGCGCCTCGGGCTTTATCCCGAAATCCATCGACATCGACAGTATCGGCGGCGCCATCCAGGCGGTGCTGGCCGGTGACACCTGGACCCCGCCGGATGTGGACCTCTCCGCCGCCGAGGACGTGGAGACCGCCGACCTGGTCCGCCGCCTCGGCACCCTCACCCCCCAGCAGGTCCGCGTGCTGACCATGCTCTCGGAGGGACTGCTCAACAAGCAGATCGCCTATGAGCTTGGCGTATCCGAAGCGACCGTGAAGGCCCACGTTTCCGCCATTCTCGACAAGCTCGGCGTCGACAGCCGCACCCAGGCCGTGATCGCCGCCTCCAAGATCGGCGTGACCCAGCGCCCCTCTCCGGCCGGCGCGGATTA
- a CDS encoding secondary thiamine-phosphate synthase enzyme YjbQ, translated as MLNVETLSEGSVTQQVNGRLLVDTEGQGLVDITDAVSRWVFGTGILHGLLTVFCRHTSASLLIQENADPDVRVDLMAAFDRLAPRDADYIHSTEGPDDMPAHIRTVLSGVSLSIPVMEGQMALGTWQGLYLAEHRDSPHRRDIILHLIGA; from the coding sequence ATGCTGAACGTGGAAACCCTTTCCGAAGGCAGCGTAACCCAGCAGGTTAATGGGCGGCTCCTCGTGGATACCGAAGGCCAGGGTCTCGTCGACATCACCGACGCGGTTTCCCGCTGGGTCTTCGGCACGGGCATCCTGCACGGCCTTCTGACGGTCTTCTGCCGCCATACCTCCGCCTCCCTGCTCATCCAGGAGAACGCCGACCCCGACGTTCGCGTCGACCTGATGGCGGCCTTCGACCGGCTGGCGCCCCGGGACGCGGACTATATCCATTCCACGGAAGGTCCAGACGACATGCCCGCCCATATCCGCACCGTCCTGTCGGGCGTCTCCCTGAGCATTCCCGTCATGGAGGGACAGATGGCCCTCGGCACTTGGCAGGGCCTTTACCTCGCCGAGCACCGGGACAGCCCGCATCGACGGGACATCATCCTTCATCTCATCGGGGCATAA
- a CDS encoding cisplatin damage response ATP-dependent DNA ligase codes for MNRFAALLDRLAYEPRRNAKLRLIVDYFRHTPDPERGYALAAMTNSLMFKEAKPGLIRGLVEERTDPELFRMSYHYVGDLAETVALIWPSPGHAEAARVVHDAPTAPSSPEGTEEQALPSVGHNNPPPHVPTLTEVVETLATTGKSDLPAKVAGWLDALDETGRWALLKLITRELRVGVSARLAKTAVAQLGDIEPDEVELIWHGLDAPYADLFAWVEGLGPKPESGNPAPFRPPMLSHPLEDEDFEKLDPSDFLAEWKWDGIRLQAVAGHDSHGRPVRRIYSRTGEDVSRAFPDLLEALDFEGAIDGELLIVRNGLVQSFNVLQQRLNRKAVTPKLIAEFPAHLRVYDILTEGDEDLRDRPFVERRKRLEALVARIGDPRIDLSPMVPFETWEELAAARADPASVGAGPDADAIEGCMIKRANSPYLPGRPKGYWYKWKRDPYLVDAVMMYGQRGHGKRSSFYSDYTFGVWRDGANGEELVPVGKAYHGFTDEELVKLDRYVRNHTVNRFGPVREVEYGRDRGLVLEVAFEGLQRSTRHKSGVAMRFPRINRIRWDKPAAEADRIETLEKILERGEKEIHPLKSQES; via the coding sequence ATGAACCGTTTCGCCGCTCTTCTCGACCGCCTGGCTTATGAGCCGCGCCGCAACGCGAAACTCCGACTCATCGTGGATTATTTCCGCCACACGCCCGATCCGGAGCGCGGCTATGCGCTGGCCGCCATGACCAATTCGCTGATGTTCAAGGAGGCGAAGCCCGGTCTGATCCGGGGTCTCGTGGAGGAGCGTACGGATCCGGAACTGTTCCGAATGTCCTATCACTATGTGGGCGACCTCGCCGAAACGGTGGCGTTGATCTGGCCTTCGCCCGGGCATGCCGAGGCGGCCCGCGTCGTCCACGATGCCCCCACGGCTCCCTCTTCCCCGGAAGGGACGGAGGAACAGGCTCTGCCCTCTGTCGGCCACAACAACCCGCCCCCGCATGTCCCCACTCTCACCGAAGTGGTCGAGACCCTGGCGACGACGGGCAAGAGCGATCTGCCCGCGAAAGTCGCAGGCTGGCTCGATGCCCTCGACGAGACCGGACGCTGGGCGCTCCTGAAGCTGATCACCCGGGAGCTGCGGGTAGGCGTTTCGGCCCGGCTGGCGAAAACGGCGGTCGCACAGCTCGGCGATATCGAGCCCGACGAAGTCGAGTTGATCTGGCACGGGCTGGACGCGCCCTATGCAGATCTCTTCGCCTGGGTCGAGGGTCTCGGACCGAAGCCCGAATCCGGCAATCCTGCTCCGTTTCGCCCGCCGATGCTCTCCCATCCGCTGGAGGACGAGGATTTCGAGAAGCTTGACCCTTCCGATTTTCTCGCCGAGTGGAAATGGGACGGCATTCGCCTGCAGGCGGTCGCAGGCCATGACAGCCACGGGCGACCGGTACGGCGCATCTACTCCCGGACGGGCGAGGACGTCTCGCGCGCCTTTCCCGACCTGTTGGAAGCCTTGGATTTCGAAGGCGCCATCGACGGCGAGTTGCTGATCGTGCGCAACGGCCTGGTGCAGAGCTTCAACGTCTTGCAGCAGCGGCTCAACCGGAAGGCGGTCACGCCAAAGCTCATCGCCGAGTTTCCGGCGCATCTGCGCGTTTACGACATTCTCACCGAAGGCGATGAGGACCTGCGCGATCGTCCCTTCGTCGAGCGGCGCAAACGGCTCGAGGCGCTCGTGGCCCGCATCGGAGATCCGCGCATCGACCTCTCACCGATGGTCCCGTTCGAGACCTGGGAGGAGCTGGCGGCCGCCCGCGCCGATCCGGCCTCCGTCGGCGCAGGCCCCGACGCGGACGCGATCGAGGGCTGCATGATCAAACGGGCGAACAGCCCGTACCTCCCTGGCCGGCCCAAGGGTTACTGGTATAAGTGGAAACGCGATCCTTACCTTGTCGATGCGGTGATGATGTACGGACAGCGGGGGCACGGGAAGCGCTCGTCCTTCTATTCCGACTACACCTTCGGCGTTTGGCGCGATGGCGCGAATGGGGAGGAGCTGGTGCCCGTCGGCAAGGCCTATCACGGCTTCACCGATGAGGAACTCGTGAAACTGGACCGCTATGTCCGCAACCACACGGTCAACCGCTTCGGCCCCGTGCGGGAGGTCGAATACGGGAGGGATCGCGGGCTCGTTCTGGAAGTCGCTTTCGAAGGCCTGCAGCGTTCGACCCGGCACAAGTCGGGGGTCGCCATGCGGTTTCCCCGGATCAACCGCATCCGCTGGGACAAGCCTGCTGCCGAGGCAGACCGGATCGAGACCCTGGAAAAGATCCTGGAACGGGGCGAAAAGGAAATTCACCCCCTCAAAAGTCAGGAGTCCTGA
- a CDS encoding ligase-associated DNA damage response exonuclease translates to MALRSTDILTQTPQGLYCPLGDFHIDPVRPVKRALVTHGHSDHARSGHGAVLATRETLLIMGVRYGGDFAGSLQEAPLGEGMRLGDVTVRFTPAGHVLGSAQISIEAGGTRVVVSGDYKRAEDPTCLPYELVPCDIFITEATFGLPVFRHPDTRDEVRKLLDSVALFPERTHIVGAYALGKAQRVMALLREEGYDPPIYLHGAMERLTEFYKSEGIPLGDTPKVVASERSKLAGAIVICPPSSIQDLWSRRFPDPVTCFASGWMRVRARARQKGVELPLVISDHSDWDDLCRTIRETGAGEVWVTHGQEDALVHWCGTHGIKARPLHMLGYGDEGEGEEAQQAGGEA, encoded by the coding sequence ATGGCGTTGCGCTCCACCGACATCCTTACCCAGACCCCGCAAGGACTCTACTGCCCTCTCGGGGATTTCCATATCGACCCGGTCCGGCCCGTGAAGCGGGCCCTCGTCACGCATGGTCATTCCGATCATGCGCGCTCGGGCCATGGGGCCGTCCTGGCCACCCGGGAGACCTTGCTGATCATGGGGGTGCGCTACGGCGGGGACTTTGCCGGAAGCCTGCAGGAAGCACCGCTCGGCGAGGGCATGCGGCTCGGCGACGTGACCGTGCGTTTCACGCCCGCCGGGCACGTGCTGGGCTCGGCCCAGATCTCCATAGAGGCGGGCGGCACGCGCGTCGTGGTCTCGGGCGACTACAAGCGCGCCGAAGACCCGACCTGCCTGCCATACGAACTCGTGCCCTGCGACATCTTCATCACGGAAGCCACCTTCGGGCTTCCCGTCTTCCGTCATCCCGATACGAGAGACGAAGTGCGCAAGCTCCTCGATTCCGTCGCTCTCTTTCCCGAGCGCACGCACATCGTCGGAGCCTATGCCCTGGGCAAGGCGCAACGGGTCATGGCGCTGCTGCGGGAAGAGGGCTACGACCCTCCGATCTATCTGCACGGCGCCATGGAAAGGCTGACGGAGTTCTATAAATCCGAAGGCATTCCCTTGGGAGACACGCCGAAGGTCGTGGCGTCGGAGCGCTCGAAGCTCGCCGGCGCCATCGTCATCTGCCCGCCCTCCTCCATTCAAGACCTCTGGTCCCGCCGCTTTCCCGATCCGGTGACGTGCTTCGCCTCGGGCTGGATGCGCGTGCGGGCGCGGGCGCGCCAGAAGGGCGTGGAACTGCCGCTGGTGATCTCCGACCATTCCGATTGGGACGATCTGTGCCGCACGATCCGGGAAACCGGCGCGGGCGAGGTCTGGGTCACCCATGGCCAGGAGGATGCGCTGGTCCATTGGTGCGGCACCCACGGCATCAAGGCGCGTCCCCTGCATATGCTGGGCTACGGCGACGAAGGCGAAGGAGAGGAAGCACAGCAGGCCGGAGGCGAGGCATGA
- a CDS encoding zinc-dependent alcohol dehydrogenase family protein, with protein MRAMVITRFGGPDVFELRDIERPEPGPGQVLVRVIASGTNPVDAKIRQAGSWAQIPFPAVLGYDVSGVIEEVGPGVTEFKAGDEVFYTPEIFGNPLGSYAEYTVASAGIVARKPANLSHVEAAGIPLAGGTAWEAVIRRLNVRPGETVLIHGGAGGVGSFAVQFAKAAGARVIATASKANHPALRELGADVAIDYRAPDAVERIMKEAGGSVDAAFDTAGGNVPMSTLVTRPFGRIATILPPNGDLNALYTKNQTLFGTFLMREGARLREMTPLFERGQAKVVVDEVLPLDEVSIAHERLDSGHGRGKVILRVGH; from the coding sequence ATGCGCGCGATGGTGATCACACGGTTCGGCGGTCCCGATGTCTTCGAGCTTCGGGATATCGAGCGCCCCGAGCCGGGGCCGGGCCAGGTTCTCGTGCGGGTCATCGCCTCCGGAACCAATCCCGTCGACGCCAAGATCCGGCAGGCGGGATCCTGGGCCCAGATCCCGTTCCCGGCCGTGCTGGGCTATGACGTGTCCGGCGTCATCGAGGAGGTCGGTCCCGGCGTGACCGAGTTCAAGGCCGGCGACGAGGTGTTCTATACGCCCGAGATCTTCGGCAATCCGCTCGGCAGCTATGCGGAATACACCGTCGCCTCCGCCGGCATCGTGGCGCGCAAGCCTGCAAATCTGAGCCATGTCGAGGCTGCCGGAATCCCGCTGGCAGGCGGAACTGCCTGGGAGGCGGTCATCCGTCGTCTGAACGTAAGGCCAGGCGAGACCGTCCTCATTCATGGGGGCGCCGGAGGCGTAGGTTCCTTTGCGGTCCAATTCGCCAAAGCGGCCGGTGCGCGTGTGATCGCGACGGCCAGCAAGGCCAACCATCCGGCTCTGCGCGAGCTCGGGGCGGACGTGGCGATCGACTATCGCGCTCCCGATGCGGTCGAGCGGATCATGAAGGAGGCAGGCGGCAGCGTCGATGCCGCCTTCGATACCGCAGGCGGCAACGTGCCGATGAGCACGCTGGTCACCCGGCCCTTCGGGCGGATCGCCACCATTCTTCCGCCGAACGGCGATCTGAACGCCCTCTACACCAAGAACCAGACCCTTTTCGGCACGTTCCTGATGCGCGAGGGGGCGCGGTTGCGGGAGATGACGCCGCTCTTCGAGCGCGGGCAGGCCAAGGTCGTCGTGGACGAGGTTCTGCCGCTCGACGAGGTATCGATCGCCCATGAGCGGCTGGATTCGGGGCATGGCCGCGGCAAGGTCATCCTCCGCGTCGGCCATTAA
- a CDS encoding methyltransferase domain-containing protein has product MLLPHSFRSSGDVLADRRYEYASAAFEERDFEAAADLARQVLELAPGFAPAHALLGRAMAELGAQEPAVAALRRALELEPQDVLGVRLDLARLGAVPADAAMTDSYVRALFDEYAPKFERHLTRGLAYRGPELIADALRRACSERIKDYRFGRGIDLGCGTGLMGQALDGACASLVGVDLSPRMLEKAAGTKLYDALHEGELASFLKTRPDGEADLVVAADVFVYMAALDEVFREAHRVLRRDGLFAFTVQAHDGDGFVLGADARYAHSERYLRGLADETGFMAVILERVSTREDRGVPVPGLLVVMQR; this is encoded by the coding sequence ATGCTGTTGCCCCACTCCTTCCGCTCCTCCGGCGATGTCCTTGCCGACCGACGCTACGAATATGCCAGCGCGGCTTTCGAGGAGCGCGATTTCGAGGCTGCCGCGGACCTGGCCCGGCAGGTCCTGGAGCTTGCCCCCGGTTTTGCTCCGGCCCATGCTCTCCTGGGGCGTGCAATGGCCGAGCTCGGAGCGCAGGAGCCGGCCGTCGCGGCCTTGCGGCGAGCACTGGAGCTCGAGCCGCAAGATGTCCTGGGCGTGCGCCTCGATCTTGCCCGTCTCGGTGCGGTCCCGGCCGATGCGGCGATGACCGACAGCTATGTGCGGGCGCTGTTCGACGAGTATGCCCCCAAGTTCGAGCGGCATCTCACCAGAGGCCTGGCCTATCGGGGGCCGGAGCTTATCGCCGATGCGCTGCGCCGGGCCTGTTCCGAGCGGATCAAGGATTACAGGTTCGGGCGAGGCATCGATCTCGGCTGCGGGACGGGCCTGATGGGGCAGGCGCTCGACGGCGCGTGCGCGTCGCTGGTGGGTGTCGATCTCTCGCCGCGCATGCTCGAGAAAGCGGCCGGGACGAAGCTCTATGACGCCCTCCATGAGGGCGAACTCGCCTCGTTTCTGAAGACGCGCCCGGATGGCGAGGCCGATCTCGTGGTGGCGGCGGACGTGTTCGTCTACATGGCTGCGCTCGACGAGGTTTTTCGGGAAGCCCATCGCGTCTTGAGGCGTGACGGGCTCTTCGCCTTCACGGTCCAGGCGCATGATGGAGACGGCTTCGTTCTCGGCGCCGACGCGCGCTATGCGCACAGCGAGCGCTATCTGCGCGGCCTGGCGGACGAGACCGGGTTCATGGCCGTGATCCTGGAACGGGTCTCGACCCGGGAAGACCGTGGCGTGCCGGTTCCCGGGCTTCTGGTGGTGATGCAGCGTTGA
- a CDS encoding SDR family oxidoreductase, which yields MTSSNQFKNAIAVVTGGTQGVGETIARTLAERGAAGLVICGRNAERGEAVARAITAQGCRTEFVRADLADLDAARAVTARADDVFGRVDVLVNAAGMTDRGTIFDTSPELFDRMFAVNVRAPFFLMQEAAKIMRREKIEGAMINILSMSAHGGQPFISAYCGSKGALATLTKNAAFSLMPWRIRVNGLNIGWMSTPGEDRIMRTYHGAQDGWLEQAAKEQPFGRLLDPAEVARAVAFLASAESGLMTGSIIDFDQSVLGCWESAPHPSMPDA from the coding sequence ATGACCAGTTCGAACCAATTCAAGAACGCCATCGCCGTCGTCACGGGAGGAACCCAGGGCGTCGGGGAAACCATTGCCCGGACGCTTGCCGAGCGCGGCGCCGCGGGCCTCGTCATCTGCGGCCGCAACGCGGAACGGGGCGAGGCCGTGGCGCGGGCCATCACGGCGCAGGGCTGCCGCACGGAGTTCGTCAGGGCCGATCTTGCCGATCTCGACGCGGCACGCGCCGTGACCGCACGGGCGGACGACGTGTTCGGACGGGTCGACGTGCTGGTGAATGCGGCTGGCATGACCGACCGCGGCACGATCTTCGATACGAGCCCTGAGCTGTTCGACCGCATGTTCGCCGTGAACGTGCGCGCCCCCTTCTTTCTCATGCAGGAGGCCGCCAAGATCATGCGCCGCGAGAAGATCGAAGGCGCGATGATCAACATCCTTTCCATGTCGGCCCATGGCGGCCAGCCTTTCATCTCCGCCTATTGCGGCTCTAAGGGAGCGCTCGCGACCCTCACCAAGAACGCCGCCTTCAGTCTCATGCCGTGGCGCATCCGGGTGAACGGCCTCAATATCGGCTGGATGAGCACCCCGGGAGAGGATCGCATCATGCGCACCTATCACGGCGCGCAGGACGGCTGGCTCGAACAGGCCGCGAAGGAACAGCCCTTCGGCCGGCTGCTCGATCCCGCGGAAGTGGCGCGTGCCGTCGCATTCCTCGCCAGCGCCGAATCCGGCCTTATGACGGGCTCGATCATCGATTTCGATCAATCGGTGCTGGGCTGCTGGGAATCCGCGCCGCACCCGTCGATGCCCGACGCGTAA
- a CDS encoding ligase-associated DNA damage response DEXH box helicase: MSKASSSFLPQIFRDWFKSRGWEPREHQLQLLAKAKAGRSVLLVAPTGAGKTLAGFLPSLVELAEREPVRGTAKDRRGLHTLYISPLKALATDIARNLETPVQEMGLPIRIETRTGDTPSHKRARQIERPPDILLTTPEQLALLLAHREAREFFKDLRRVVLDELHSLVTSKRGDLLSLGLARLLSIAPQATAVGLSATVREPDDLRRYLVPQREANLADLVVVKGGAQPDIRMLELDEHLPLAGHTASLSMPSIYRLIREHRTTLVFVNTRLQAEYTFQELWKLNDDGLAIALHHGSLDVAQRRRVEEAMAAGRLKAVVCTATLDLGIDWGDVDLVVNVGAPKGASRIMQRIGRSNHRMDEPSEAYLVPANRFEILECRAALDAVHEAAQDTPDARIGALDVLCQHILGMACADPFRLEDLYEEVRSAAPYADLTWEDFEACVAFVATGGYALRAYERFAKIVKGNDGLWRVRDGKVAQQYRLNVGTIVESTMIKVRLGKTSRARPGTVLPRGRILGEIEEYFAETLTPGDTFLFAGEVLRFEGIAEDEVLVTRAASGTDPMIPSYEGGKFPLSTFLAARVREILADPFEWDRLPPQMTEWLLQQRRRSIVPGPRDLLVETFPRGNRFYMTCFPFEGRLAHQTLGMLLTRRLERARLKPLGFVANDYGIAVYASGDIAARAAREPAFLDELFSEDMLGDDLEDWLAESSLMKRTFRQCAVIAGLIERRFPGEHKTGRQVTISTDLVYDVLRKHEPDHVLLRAARADAATGLLDVRRLGMMLQRIRGRIIHKPLDRVSPLSVSVMLEIGRERVYSDNADEILAEAEAALLDEALA, translated from the coding sequence ATGTCGAAAGCGTCCTCATCTTTCCTCCCCCAAATCTTCCGGGACTGGTTCAAAAGCCGAGGCTGGGAGCCTCGCGAGCATCAGTTGCAGCTCCTCGCGAAGGCAAAGGCGGGACGCTCGGTGCTCCTCGTGGCGCCGACAGGCGCGGGAAAGACCCTCGCGGGCTTCCTCCCCAGCCTTGTCGAGCTTGCGGAGCGGGAACCGGTCCGGGGCACGGCGAAGGACAGGCGCGGGCTCCACACCCTCTACATTTCGCCCCTGAAGGCGCTAGCCACCGATATCGCCCGCAATCTCGAAACCCCAGTCCAGGAGATGGGGCTTCCGATCCGGATCGAGACCCGCACGGGCGACACCCCGTCCCACAAGCGGGCGCGGCAGATCGAGCGCCCCCCGGACATTCTGCTGACGACCCCCGAGCAGCTGGCGCTGCTTCTCGCCCATCGTGAGGCGCGCGAATTCTTCAAGGATCTGCGCCGTGTCGTCCTGGACGAGCTGCATTCGCTCGTGACCTCGAAGCGCGGGGACCTCCTGTCACTCGGGCTGGCGCGGCTCCTGAGCATCGCTCCGCAGGCGACAGCCGTCGGCTTGTCGGCCACGGTCCGCGAGCCGGACGATCTGCGGCGTTATCTGGTGCCGCAACGGGAGGCGAACCTTGCCGATCTCGTCGTGGTGAAAGGCGGGGCGCAGCCCGACATCCGCATGCTGGAGCTCGACGAGCACCTCCCGCTGGCCGGCCATACGGCCTCTCTTTCGATGCCTTCGATCTATCGGCTCATCAGGGAGCACAGGACGACCCTGGTCTTCGTGAACACGCGCCTGCAGGCGGAATACACGTTTCAGGAACTCTGGAAACTCAACGACGATGGCCTTGCGATCGCTCTCCATCACGGATCGCTCGATGTGGCGCAACGTCGCCGGGTCGAAGAGGCGATGGCGGCCGGGCGGCTCAAGGCGGTGGTGTGTACCGCAACGCTCGACCTCGGCATCGACTGGGGGGATGTGGATCTCGTCGTGAATGTGGGGGCCCCGAAGGGGGCGTCGCGCATCATGCAGCGCATCGGCCGGTCGAACCATCGCATGGACGAGCCGTCCGAGGCCTATCTCGTTCCGGCCAACCGCTTCGAAATCCTCGAATGTCGCGCCGCATTGGACGCCGTGCACGAGGCCGCGCAGGACACGCCCGACGCACGGATCGGCGCGCTCGATGTGCTCTGCCAGCATATTCTCGGCATGGCCTGCGCCGATCCTTTTCGGCTCGAGGATCTTTATGAGGAGGTGCGTTCGGCAGCACCCTATGCGGACCTGACCTGGGAGGATTTCGAGGCCTGTGTCGCCTTTGTCGCCACAGGCGGCTACGCCCTTCGCGCCTATGAGCGCTTCGCCAAGATCGTGAAGGGCAACGATGGCCTCTGGCGTGTGCGCGACGGCAAGGTCGCGCAGCAATACCGCCTGAATGTCGGCACCATCGTCGAATCCACCATGATCAAGGTCCGCCTCGGCAAGACCTCGCGGGCACGACCCGGGACCGTTCTGCCGCGCGGCCGCATTCTCGGGGAAATCGAGGAATATTTCGCCGAGACCCTGACGCCCGGCGACACCTTTCTCTTTGCGGGCGAGGTGCTTCGCTTCGAGGGGATCGCCGAGGACGAGGTGCTGGTGACCCGCGCGGCATCCGGAACGGATCCGATGATCCCATCCTACGAGGGCGGCAAGTTCCCACTGTCGACCTTTCTGGCAGCCCGCGTTCGCGAAATCCTGGCGGATCCCTTCGAATGGGATCGTCTGCCGCCGCAGATGACAGAGTGGCTCTTGCAGCAGCGCCGCCGTTCCATCGTCCCGGGGCCACGCGACCTTCTCGTCGAGACTTTTCCGCGCGGCAACCGGTTCTACATGACCTGCTTTCCCTTCGAGGGGCGGCTTGCGCACCAGACGCTCGGCATGCTGCTCACCCGCCGCCTGGAGCGCGCGCGGCTGAAGCCTCTCGGTTTCGTCGCGAACGATTACGGCATCGCCGTCTATGCCTCCGGCGACATCGCCGCACGGGCGGCGCGGGAGCCGGCCTTCCTGGACGAGCTGTTCTCCGAGGACATGCTGGGCGACGACCTGGAGGATTGGCTGGCGGAATCCTCCCTGATGAAGCGCACCTTCCGCCAATGCGCCGTGATCGCGGGATTGATCGAGCGCCGCTTCCCCGGCGAGCACAAGACGGGACGGCAGGTGACGATCTCGACCGACCTCGTCTACGACGTGCTGCGCAAGCACGAACCCGATCACGTCCTGCTGCGAGCCGCGCGGGCGGATGCGGCAACGGGACTCCTGGACGTGAGGCGCCTCGGCATGATGCTTCAGCGCATCCGGGGGCGAATCATCCACAAACCGCTCGACCGGGTTTCTCCCTTGAGCGTGTCCGTCATGCTGGAGATCGGCCGCGAGCGCGTCTATAGCGACAATGCGGACGAGATTCTGGCCGAGGCGGAAGCGGCGCTTCTCGACGAGGCTTTGGCGTGA
- the pdeM gene encoding ligase-associated DNA damage response endonuclease PdeM encodes MTALRKNKQTTHEIELAGQLAVLDLSGGMILPAHDALLVADLHFEKGSSFARRGMMLPPYDTRETLSALADAVSRFNPRVVIALGDSFHDIGGPERLGEEERSTLGSVQTGRDWIWVTGNHDRILPESIGGQVVEEMTFGSLTLRHEPAAGEVAEIAGHLHPVGKVVMRGRATRRRCFLTDGTRCIMPALGAYAGGLNACDAAFRPLFPKGFTAHLIGSERIFAIAKAMLCRD; translated from the coding sequence GTGACGGCTTTGCGAAAGAACAAACAGACAACCCACGAGATCGAGCTGGCGGGGCAGTTGGCCGTCCTGGATCTGTCCGGCGGCATGATCCTGCCCGCACATGATGCGCTGCTGGTTGCCGACCTGCATTTCGAAAAGGGCTCGTCCTTCGCGCGCCGCGGCATGATGCTGCCGCCTTACGACACCCGCGAGACCCTGAGCGCTCTGGCCGACGCGGTGTCGCGCTTCAACCCGCGCGTCGTCATTGCGCTGGGCGACAGCTTTCACGACATCGGCGGACCCGAGCGGCTCGGCGAGGAGGAACGCTCCACCCTGGGCAGCGTTCAGACCGGTCGCGACTGGATCTGGGTGACGGGCAACCACGACCGCATTCTGCCGGAAAGCATCGGCGGGCAGGTCGTGGAGGAGATGACGTTTGGCTCTTTGACCCTGCGGCACGAGCCGGCTGCGGGGGAGGTGGCAGAGATTGCGGGGCATCTGCATCCCGTTGGCAAGGTGGTGATGCGGGGGCGGGCGACGCGCCGCCGCTGTTTCCTGACGGACGGCACCCGCTGCATCATGCCCGCGCTCGGGGCCTATGCGGGAGGCCTCAACGCCTGCGATGCCGCCTTCAGGCCGCTCTTCCCGAAAGGTTTCACGGCCCATCTCATCGGAAGCGAGCGCATCTTCGCCATCGCGAAGGCGATGCTCTGCCGGGACTGA
- a CDS encoding TIGR02186 family protein, which translates to MRLFWILSMALVSLSPASAETLITSLSNHRVLINSNYTGTSIAVFGAIERDAQTIARATGYDVVVTARGPRQFLTVREKQKVGPVWVNQEQQKFPQAPAYLSVLSSRPIEETTSDQLRQRQKIGLRAIINAPDFTNDRGDGEDKEFREALYRLRAQEGLYLEDERGVTFLTSDIFRASIPLPATAPPGEYDVQVVLLADTVILASTITHFELVKTGFEEQVGAVARDWSLLYGLATALLAIAFGWLASVIFRRD; encoded by the coding sequence GTGAGACTTTTCTGGATTCTCTCGATGGCGCTCGTCTCCCTGAGTCCTGCCTCGGCGGAAACGCTGATCACGTCCCTGTCGAACCATCGCGTTCTCATCAACTCGAACTATACGGGGACGTCCATTGCCGTGTTCGGTGCCATCGAGCGGGACGCGCAAACCATTGCCCGCGCCACCGGCTACGACGTAGTCGTCACGGCCCGCGGCCCGCGGCAGTTCCTCACGGTGCGCGAGAAGCAGAAAGTGGGTCCCGTCTGGGTCAATCAGGAGCAGCAGAAATTCCCGCAGGCACCGGCCTATTTGAGCGTCCTGAGTTCGAGGCCGATCGAGGAAACCACGAGCGACCAGTTGCGCCAGCGCCAGAAGATCGGCCTGAGGGCAATCATCAACGCCCCGGATTTCACGAATGACCGTGGCGATGGCGAAGACAAGGAGTTTCGCGAGGCTCTGTATCGCCTCAGAGCCCAGGAAGGCCTCTATCTGGAGGACGAGCGCGGGGTCACGTTCCTCACGTCCGACATCTTCCGGGCCAGCATCCCGCTCCCCGCGACGGCGCCGCCGGGCGAATACGACGTGCAGGTCGTTCTGCTCGCCGATACGGTGATCCTGGCGAGCACGATCACTCACTTCGAGCTGGTCAAGACCGGTTTCGAGGAGCAGGTCGGCGCCGTGGCTCGGGACTGGTCGCTGCTCTACGGCCTCGCCACCGCGCTGCTCGCCATCGCGTTCGGCTGGCTCGCCAGCGTCATTTTCCGGCGAGACTAA